The proteins below come from a single Demetria terragena DSM 11295 genomic window:
- a CDS encoding FadR/GntR family transcriptional regulator → MSPERDRPSSPPQPPAASGVAPVRFGNVFEETMAHLLQQIRLGQYPPGGKLPPERELAASLRVSRTSLREALSHLQTAGFVSIRRGRYGGTYVSDPPPAIDSRVTALPDRAEVEDVLTIRGIVEPAAARLAAEQQPTGESADHLWAAHLALRDVSVEQYRPLDSRLHLMIADLSGAPSVAKVVADVRSRVNTLLDCIPLLQPNLVHSCDQHEAIVRAILNGEAQQAHDLMVDHLDGSAALLRGFLGSST, encoded by the coding sequence CCCGAACGCGACCGACCGTCATCGCCGCCCCAGCCACCAGCCGCGTCGGGGGTGGCGCCGGTCCGTTTCGGGAACGTGTTCGAGGAGACCATGGCGCATCTGCTCCAACAGATTCGTCTCGGCCAATACCCACCGGGCGGCAAGCTCCCGCCCGAGCGTGAGCTTGCCGCATCCCTTCGAGTGTCGCGAACCTCATTGCGAGAAGCGTTGTCCCACTTGCAAACTGCTGGTTTTGTCAGCATCCGCCGCGGCCGGTATGGCGGAACCTATGTGAGCGACCCGCCACCCGCTATTGACTCAAGGGTGACGGCCCTTCCTGATCGGGCAGAGGTCGAAGACGTCCTGACAATCCGCGGGATCGTCGAGCCCGCAGCGGCGAGGTTGGCCGCTGAGCAGCAACCAACGGGCGAATCCGCCGACCATCTGTGGGCGGCTCATCTCGCGTTGCGGGACGTCAGCGTGGAGCAATACCGCCCGCTTGACTCACGGTTACATCTGATGATTGCGGACCTCAGCGGAGCGCCCAGTGTTGCCAAGGTCGTCGCCGACGTGCGATCGAGAGTCAACACCTTGCTCGACTGCATCCCCCTGCTCCAGCCCAATTTGGTGCACTCGTGCGATCAGCACGAGGCGATCGTACGAGCCATCCTGAATGGTGAGGCGCAGCAAGCACACGACCTCATGGTCGACCACCTCGACGGCAGCGCTGCCCTGCTCAGAGGGTTCTTGGGTTCTTCGACATAA